Part of the Pseudomonas baltica genome is shown below.
CAATATCTGGAAGGCGGCAAGCGCATCAGTTACGGCGCCCGGGCGCTGGCCAAGGGCGGGCTCAATTCGCTGCCGAAGATGGTCTTCAAGGGCGGCGCACTGATCGGTTGCGACCTGGGCACCATGAACGGTGCCAAGATCAAGGGCAGCCATACCGCGATGAAGTCCGGCATGCTCGCCGCCGAAGCGGTGGCCGATGCGCTGCTGGCCGGGGGTGAAGGCGGTGATGTTCTGACCGCGTACGTCGAGGGCTTCAAGGCCAGCTGGCTGCATGAAGAGCTGTTTGCGAGCCGCAACTTCGGCCCAGCGATGCACAAGTACGGCACCGTGGTCGGCGCGGCATTCAACTACATCGACCAGAACTGGTTCGGCGGCAAGCTGCCTTTCACCTTGCACGATACCAAGCCGGATTATGCCTGCCTCAAGCTCGCCGCCGATTCGCAGAAAATCGCCTACCCCAAGCCCGATGGCAAGCTCAGCTTCGACAAGCTCAGCTCGGTATTCCTCTCCAGCACCAACCACGAAGAGGAACAACCCTGCCACCTCAAGCTCAAGGACCCGAGCATCCCCATCGGCACCAACCTGCCGCTGTACGACGAGCCCGCGCAGCGCTACTGCCCGGCCGGTGTGTACGAGGTGATCACTCAGGAAGACGGCGAGAAGCGCTTCCAGATCAACGCCCAGAACTGCGTGCACTGCAAGACCTGTGACATCAAGGACCCTTCGCAGAACATCACCTGGGTCGCCCCGGAAGGCGCTGGCGGGCCGACCTACCCGAACATGTAACTCCTGCTGTTCAAAAAGCCCTCGCAGCGTCGATGCTGCGGGGGCTTTTTCATGACAGCTGCACCGTTTCCTGGCCCGGATTACGCTCGAAATAGCGCTTGTACTCGCGGCTGAACTGCGAGGTGCTTTGGTACCCGACTCGATGCGCTACCTGCGCCACCCCGAGCCCCTCGGCCGCCAGCAACTGCTGCGCCTTGAGCAAGCGCAGGCGCTTGAGATATTGCAGTGGCGACAGATGCGTGGTGCGCTTGAAGTGCTCGTGAAAGGTCGACGGGCTCATATTGGCAAAACTCGCCAGCGTGGCCACGTCGAGGTTGTCGCTGAAATGCTGGTGCAGATAATTTAACGAAGCGGCCACTCGTGCCATTTGACCCTGTTGCTGCACCAACGCCCGCAACACCCCGCCCTGGCTGCCGCGCAACGCTGCGAACAGTACCTCGCGCAGCCGCGCCGGCCCCATGATCCGCGATTCGAGAGGGTCCTGCAGGCAACGCAGCAAGCGCTCCACGGCCTCGCGCATAGGGGCGTCAAGGACCGCCGAAACCATCGATGCCGGTGTTTGCGCCTGGGCACTCGGGGCGCCCTCTTCACCCATCTCCAGCACCAGCTCGGCGAGCATGGTCCGATCAAAGCGGATATACACCCCCAGCAGGGGTTGCTCCTGACTGGCAAACGTCTCGTACTCGAAGGGCACCGGCAGTGCCTGCACCAGGTAGTGCCCGGCGCCATATTCCAGGGTGCGCCCTTCGAGGTAGGCAATCTTGCTGCCCTGGGCGATGACGATCAGGCTCGGCTCGTAGATCTGCGGACACCGCGCGACCTGGCCATAGGCGCACACCAGCCGCACATCGGGCAGCAACGTAGCGATAAAACCGGAACAGGTGGCCAACGGCCGGATCAACGACACCAGCGTGGCGTTGGCATTGAGGTGACGGGTCAACATAAAGGGCGGCTTACCAGAGGATCAGACATGCCCATGATCGCAGATTTCAGCAAAGTACCAGGCTGAATCGTTTGACTTTCGGAGGAATGGACAAGGGTGCCGGAGGAATCGCCATGGCTCTGCCCCTCGCGCAAAGGGACAATGGGCGGCTAACTCTGCTGCATAGGTATCACCATGTTCACTGCAATCGGCTACGCCGCTCAAACCGCTACCAGCCCACTGGCGCCCATGAACTTCCAGCGTCGTGCACTGCGCGCCGATGATGTCTCGATCGAGATCCTCTACTGCGGCGTTTGCCACTCCGATATCCACCAGGCCCGCAACGAGTGGGGCATCGCCATGTACCCATTGATGCCCGGCCACGAAATCGTTGGCAAAGTCACCGCCGTCGGCGCCAGCGTCAGCGGCTACAAAGTCGGCGACACCGTCGGCGTCGGCTGCATGGTCGACTCCTGCGCCCATTGCGAAGCTTGCAAGGCGGACCTTGAGCAATACTGCTCCGAAGGCCCGACCATGACCTACGCCACCCCGGACCGCGTCGACGGCACCACCACCATGGGCGGCTACTCGAACGCTATCGTGGTAAGCGAACGCTTCGTCGTGCGCATCCCGGCCAAGCTCGACCTGGCCAGCGCCGCGCCGATCCTGTGCGCCGGCATCACCACTTATTCGCCGCTCAAGCACTACGGCGTCAAGGCCGGTGACAAAGTCGGCATCCTCGGCATGGGCGGCCTGGGCCACATGGGCATCAAGTTCGCCAAAGCCATGGGCGCTGAAGTCACCCTGTTCACGCGCTCCGCAGCCAAGGCCGAAGAAGCACGTCGCCAGGGCGCCGATCACGTCATCGTCTCCACCGACGCGGCGCAGATGGCGGCCGCTGCCGAACGCTTCGACTTCCTGCTCGACACCATTCCGGTACAGCACGACCTCAACCCCTACCTGGATACCTTGCGCTTCGACGGCGTGCACATCCTCGTGGGCCTGATCGAGCCGATCGACCCTGCAGTGCATGCAGGCAAGCTGGTGATGAAGCGCCGCGTGCTGGCTGGCTCGTTGATCGGCGGCATCGCCGAGACTCAGGAAGTGCTGGATTTCTGCGCCGAGCACGGCATCACCTGCGATATCGAAATGCTCGATATCCGCCAGATCAACGAAGCATTCGAGCGCATGATCCAGGGGGATGTGAAGTATCGTTTCGTGATCGATATGGCGACGCTGAAGGGTTAAGACTGCAACCCACATGTAGCGAGGGGGTACGCCCCCGATTGCAGTTTTACCATCACCCTCGTGGTATCTGGCAAACCGCTCTCGGGGCGAGCCCCGCTCGCTACAGTTGAATCAGCCGCCCAACTCGGCACTGATACTGCGCGCCGCCTTTTGCACGAGCGGCGTCAACTCGCGCATCTTCTCCAGCGGCATATAGGGCACCGTGCCTGCCACACTGATGGCCGCGATGATCTGCCCACCGACCTCGCGAATCGGCGCGGCGACGCAGCGAATCGACGGTTCGTTGTCTTCCAGATCGAAGGCATAACCCCCTGCCACATAAGTCTGCATCCTTTCCAGCACCTGCGCCCAGGTCTGCTCGACATGATTGGGCCGGCCACTGTGCACCGCCCCCATGGGTAGGCTGCTCAGGTACAAGCGCTGCCATTCCTGCTCGGTACTGTCGAGCAACAACGCCTTGCCGATCCCGGTGCGTGCCAGTGGCATGCGATGACCAACCCGTGAGCGCATTTCCGGCCCATTGCGACCAGGATTCTTGTGCAGATACAGCACTTCATCGCCATCGCGAACCGCCAGGTGCACGGTATCGCCGGTCAGTTGCGACAACTCGTCCAGATACCCGGTCGCCAACGCCACCAATGGCACTTCCTCGCGTGCCTGATAACCCAGCTCGATCAGCCGTGGCCCCAGCAGATAGCCCACTTGCGGCAACACCCGCAGGTAACGCTCCTCCACCAGGCAACTGGCCAGCCGGTGCGTGGTACTGCGTGTGGTGCCGATCTGCTGGGCGATCGCCTTCAGATCGCGTGCACCTGCCGCCACCGCCTGCACCACTGCGAGGCCGCGCAACAGGGTTTGGGTCCCGGTCGGCGGTGTGTCTTTGCCAAGTCTGGATGCATCATCCTGCATGAAAACGCCTTGTCTGATCCGATGAAAAAGCCCGCTCATTATGGGCATCCAGCCCCCGCAGCACCAGCTGGATCAAGGATGCGGCTCAGGTTCGCCTTCGAGCACGATCCGTTCGACCTTGCCCACCAGGAGGATGTACGACAGCGCCCCCACCAAGGCCGTCACGGCAATATAGGTAATGGCCGGCGCAAAGGAATCGCCCGTGGCCAGGAAACCGATGACGATGGGCGTGCTGATCGCCGACAGATTGCCGATGAAGTTGAACATACCCCCGGTCAGCCCCAGCAGACGCGCTGGTGCCAGGGTCGAGACCAGCGACCAGGTGATCGATGCCAGGCCGTTGCCGAAGAATGCCAGCGCCAGGCAGGCAATCACCAGCGGCGTGGAATCGACGAAATTGGCCCCGATAATGGCCGTCGAAATCAGCAGGCCGCCAATGATCGGCAGCTTGCGCGCCAGACCGATGCTGGCGCCGCGACGGATCAACCAATCGGAGAAGAATCCTGAGCAGAGCACGCCGACAAAGGCGGCGAGAAACGGCACGGACGCCAGCAAGCCGGACTTGATGAAGTCCATGCCCCGGTATTTCACCAAGTAGGTGGGAAACCACGTCAGGAAAAACCACAGCGTCGAGTTGAGGCAATACTGGCCCAGGTAAATGCCCCACAATTTGCGCTGCGACAGCACAATGCCCAAGTCACGCCAGCTGAATGCAGCCTTGGTCCGCGCCGCTTTGGCTTGCATGTCCACCAGCCCGCCACCGTCCTGGATCAGCGCTACCTCGGCGTCGTTGACGCCACGAAAATCCCGCGGCTCGCGGTACAGGCAGTACCACACCCCGGCCCAGACCACGCCCAGTACGCCAGTGCTGACGAACACCATGTGCCAGCCGAAGGTCTGCTGCAGCCAGGCCAGCACAGGGGTCAGGAACGCCAGCCCGACGAATTGCCCGGAGGTGTAGAAACCAATGGCCGTCGCGCGCTCGCGCTCAGGAAACCAGGTGGTGACCACGCGGCTGTTGATCGGATAAGCCGGGGCTTCCAGCGCCCCGACCGCCAGGCGCAGTACGAACAGCGCGACGAAGCTACCTGCAAAACCGAGCATCACCGTGGCCAAAGACCACAACGCCAGCGCCAGGCTGTAGAGGATCCGTGGCGGCACCCGATCCACCAGCCAGCCCCCGGGGATCTGCATGGCTGCGTAGGTCCAGCCGAAGGCCGAAAACACCAGGCCCACGTGAACTGGATCGATGCCCAGCTCACGGGTGAGCGCGGGGGCGGCGATGGACAGATTGCTGCGGTCCAGGTAGTTGATCACCACGGTAATGAACAGCAGCACCATGATGAAAAAGCGCTTGCGACTGGGCGTAGCCAACGTCGCCGCCGAGGCCGAAGCGGCCAGGGTTCGAGTCTGCATCGCACATACCTCTTGTTGTCTTTGTTGGAGGTGGATGTGTTTTACCGCGACCATGGTGTTGCCTGCACCGGCCTCTTCGCCGGCTCAGACACAACCATTGATGTGATACGGCGTTTTACCACTCGGCAAAACTGCCATCAGCATGACGCCAGATCGGGTTGCGCCAGCGGTGGCCGATGGCGGCGCGCTCCTTCACGTATTCCTCATTGATCTCGATGCCCAGACCCGGGCCGTTGGGAATCTTCACCATGCCATTGTCGTAATCGAACACCTCGGGATGCGTCACGTAATCGAGCAGGTCGTTGCTTTCGTTGTAGTGGATGCCCAGGCTCTGCTCCTGGATGAAGGCGTTGTAGCAGACCGCATCGAGCTGCAGGCAGGCGGCCAACGCGATCGGCCCCAATGGACAATGCAAGGCCAGCGCGACGTCGTAGGCTTCGGCCATGTTGGCGATCTTGCGGGTTTCGGTGATGCCGCCGGCATGAGAAGCATCTGGCTGGATGATATCGACGTAACCCTCGCTCAATACGCGCTTGAAGTCCCAGCGGGAAAACAACCGCTCGCCCAGAGCAATCGGAGTGTTGGTCAGCGGAGCCAATTCCTTGAGCGCCTCGTAGTTCTCGCTGAGCACCGGCTCCTCGATGAACATCAGCTTGTAGGGGTCGAGCTCCTTCATCAGCACCTTGGCCATGGGCTTGTGCACGCGACCATGAAAGTCGACGCCGATGCCCACATTCGGCCCCACTGCGTCGCGCACGGCCGCGACGTTGGCCAGGGCCAGGTCGACCTTGTCGAAGGTGTCGAGAAACTGCAGTTCTTCGGTGCCATTCATCTTCACCGCCGTGAAGCCCCGACCTACCGCTTCTTTTGCCGCGCGGGCGGTGTCGGCCGGGCGATCGCCACCAATCCAGGAATACACGCGAATGCGATCGCGCACCTGCCCGCCCAGCAGATCGCTGACCGACACGCCCAGGGCTTTGCCCTTGATATCCCACAGGGCCTGGTCGATACCTGCCAGGGCGCTCATGTGAATGGCGCCGCCGCGGTAGAAGCCGCCGCGATAGAGCACGGTCCAGATGTCTTCGATATTGCGTGGGTCCTTGCCGACCAGGTAATCGGACAACTCGTCGACGGCGGCCGCCACGGTGTGCGCACGCCCCTCGACCACAGGCTCGCCCCAGCCGCTGACGCCTTCGTCGGTCTCGACCTTGAGGAACAGCCAGCGCGGAGGAACGATATAGGTGGTGAGCTTGGTGATTTTCATCGTTTATTTCTCTTGTCGATGTTCGAATTAGGGGTATTTCAGTGGTGCAGGGCGTTCCAGGCGGCCACGTAGGCCTGGGCCCGCTCGCCAACTTCGGCGACACTCATGCCCGGCTTGTACAGCCCGGAGCCCAGGCCGAAGCCTGCGACACCGGCGGCTACAAACGCACCCATGTTGTCCGGGGTGATGCCGCCCACCGGCACCAGCCGCGTACCCTTGGGCAGCACTGCCAGCAACGCCTTGACCACCGCTGGCGTCAGCGCCTCGGCCGGGAACAACTTGAGCACATCGGCGCCGGCTGCCAGCGCCGCAAAGGCTTCGGTGGGGGTTGCCACGCCGGGCGCCAGATACAGGCCTTGAGCCTTGGCGGCCTGCAACACGGCAGGATCGCTATGGGGCATGACGATCAACTGCCCCCCTGCTGCCTTGACCTCGGCCACCTGGACCGGGCTCAGCACGGTGCCGGCACCGATCAGGCAATCGGCAGGCAAGTGCTCACGCAGCAGGCTGATGCTTTGCAACGGCTGCGGCGAATTGAGCGGTACCTCGATGATGCGCAGCCCGGCGCTGTACAGCACCTTGCCCATGGCTACGGCCTCGCTGGGTTGCAGACCACGCAGAATGGCGATCAAACCGTTGCTGGCCAGGGCTTGAGCCAGGAGATCGCGCGTATGAATGTCAGGCATGTCGAAGATCCTTGAACGAAGAAGTTACCAGCCCGGCCGCGCAGGCCAGGCTCCATAAACCGCGCTCGGTGGCTTGCGGCGCCTGGCTCACGGCACTGAAGCCGACATCGGCCAAGGCCCGCTGGTAGCGCTGGCACAAGGCATCGCTGCCAATCAGCACCACCTCGGGCAATTGCGCACCTGCGGATTGACGACGCTGGGCCTGGGCCACAGCGCGCAGCTCGTGGCCGATCATCAAACCGGACAGGTAATCGCCCTGCTCGGCGCCCGACAGCTGCCCGGTAAGGCCCAGCGTGCGGGCACTGAACAGATTCGAGAGGACACCGAGATCACCGGCGTCCGACAGCGCCACCTGGACGCCGCAATCGAATGCCTGCAGGTCGAAGTGCTCGCTGCGCTGTTGGGTGCGACCGAGGATCGAGTGAGCACACAGCAGCCCATAGACCTCACCGGTCATGAAGGTATCGAAGTGCTCGATGCGACCCTCGATCACCTGCACCCATTTCGAATGGGTGCCAGGCAGGCCGATGAGCAAGGGCGCATCGAGGCGCTCGGCAGGCAGATCCTCGAGTACCCCGAGCACTTGAGTTTCTTCACCGCGCATGACGTTGGGCAACCGCGACCGCTGGATCACCCCGGGCACCAGATGGACATCGACGCCGCGCCGGCTGCGCAGCCGCTGTAACTGGCTACCGAGTCCGGATACCTGGGTGGGCGTCGGGCAGTAAGGGACTTCCTGCCAGCCTTGGGCACTGCCGACCATGCCACAGGCGATCACGGCAATGCCTGGTTGGGCATCGAGCCAATCGCCACAGGCTTCGTCGAAGGCCAGTTCAAAACGGTCTTCACACAGCTGACCGTGGATGATACGAGGCATATCGGGCAGCGCCATGATCCCGTAGGACAGGCCGCGCTGGTCGAGCACCGCACCGGCCGCGCCAAGTTTGTAAGCTCGCAAGGAAGTCGTTCCCCAATCGAGCGCGATCAATTGCGCCTGCATCGCTTCACCTGAGTTGTTATTGACAGTGAGGTCGTGGAGTCACTGGCAACGACTATAACGCCGACCCGGCAAATATCTCAATATATAAATACACATCCCATATTTAGGGATTTTTAAGAGATGCAAAAAAGGCCCTCGAGAGGGCCTTTGTGCAGGGAAGGAACGCGCAGCTCAAGGATGCTCAGTCGCCACTGCCGTCGCCGGCTTGCCCGGCGAAGGTGCAAAACGCAGCGCGGTCAACGCACCGACCGTGCCCATGACCAGGCAATAGCCGACACACACCCACGGGCTCCAGGGCACCAGCGCGATCAGCAACAGCGGCGTGGTACTGGCCCAGGCGGCGTAGGCGATGTTGTAGGTGAATGAGATACCTGAGACGCGGATATCGGCCGGGAACAATCCGACCATCACCGACGGCACCACCCCGACCACGCCGCATCCCAGCCCCGCCAAGGCGTAGGCCACTCCCGGCCAGGACCAGCCACCGATCAGGCTGGCATACAGCCCGGCCACTCCGATCGGCAACAGCAGGCTGTAGACCAGCAGCGCCCGCCATGCGCCGATGCGATCGACCAACAGGCCTGCCAGCACGCAGCCGATATTGAGGAATACGATGCCCAGGCTGCTGAGGGCGAACGTGTGGCTGGCCGTCATGCCGAAACGTTGCTGCATCAAGGTTGGCGTAATCACCACCAGCACCACCACGGCGGACGTCAGCACACAGGTGAGGATGACCGCCGGCCACATTGCCTTGCGGTGCTCGCGCAGTACAGTGCGCAGCGGCAATTCCTGGCGTTGCATATTACGCTCGCGCAGTGCCAGGAATACCGGCGTTTCGCTCAGCCAGCGTCGCAACCACACGCCGATCACGCCAAACACACCACCCAGCAGAAACGGCAGGCGCCAGGCGTAAGCAAGAATCTCTTGCGGGGAAAACAACTGCGCCAGCGCCGTGGCGGTCAGTGCGCCGATCAGATAGCCGAACGTCAGCCCCGCCTGCAGGAAACCCAAGGCATAGCCACGACGCCCGGCCGGGGCGTGCTCGGCCACGAACACCCAGGCGCTCGGCACCTCGCCGCCCACTGCGGCGCCTTGCAGGATGCGCAGAGCCAGCAGGATGAGCGGAGCGGCGTAGCCGATCTCGGCGTAGGTGGGCATCACGCCGATCAACAAGCATGGCAGGGCCATCATCAGGATGCTCAGGCTGAAGACCTTCTTGCGCCCCATGCGATCAGCGAAGTGCGCCATGAGAATGCCGCCCAAGGGCCTGGCCAGATAGCCGGTGACGAAAATACCGAAGCTTTGCAGCAGGCGCAGCCACTGGGGCATCTCAGGCGGGAAAAACAGCTGGCTGAGGGTAAGGGCGAAGAACACGAAAATGATGAAATCGTAGATCTCCAACGCGCCGCCCAAGGCGGCCAGACCTAAAGTCTTGTGGTCGCTGCGGGACAAGCGCAGCGGTGGGGCTAGAGGCTTGGCAGACATGCAATCATCCTTCGATGAAATTGGCGGCGCTCGCGTGGCACCGTCCGAAAGCGCGCAGGATAACAAAAACCGTCGGCGGCAGTTCGCGCGGCCGGCTCCGCGCACCAAAGTCGGCCTGTTTGTCACGGAGTTTGGCGGTTATACGACCAGCACTGATATTTCGATCATAATACTATTGCAGCACCCTCCTCGACTCGAACAAGGAATCGCCCCGATGCAGACCCTTTCTCTGGAAGAAGTGCTTGCCCAATGGAAAGCCCAGGAAGCGGCCATACGCGCGACCCTGGGTGAACCAGGCGCCCTGAGCATGGCGCAGGTCAGCGCCCTGGAACCGAAAGAGTTCTTCGAAGGCATCGCCCGCGGCGAACTGCCTTGCCCGCCCATTGGCGTGTTGCTTGATTTCGTGCCCATCGAATGGTCACCTGGCACCTTCACCTTTCAGGGCACCCCGGATGCCAGGCATTACAATCCTCTAGGGGCGGTACATGGCGGGTATGCCGCAACCCTGTTGGATTCGTGCATGGGTTGTGCGATTCATACCCGCCTGCAAAAGGGCCAGGGCTATACCACCCTGGACCTGCGCATCAGTTATGTTCGCGGCATGAACGAGGCCACCGGCCCGGTTCGCGCTGAAGGCAAGGTGGTGCACGTCGGCCGCTCCACGGCCCTCGCCGAGGGCCGCATCGTCGACGCCAATGGCCGTCTTTACGCTACCGGCACCACCACCTGCATGCTGTTCGGCAAGGCCGACTGAGGACACGCTCAAGCCTCAAAGGGCGGCAACGGCTTGTGCATCGGCCGCAACGGCACGCTCGCCACCCGCAACGCCTGGCCGTTTTCACGATAGCCCAGGCGCTGATAGAAACCCTGGCCGGTGAGCGTGCTGTAGATCAGCACCCGCGCCTGGCCGATGCGGGCCAGATGCCGCTCCAGAGACTTCATCAGGCTCTGCCCGACACCACGACGGAAAAACTCCGGCAACACGTAACAAAGGCTCACCTCGCCCGTGTTGCGCACCATGCCGACGCCGACCGGCTTGCCCTGCAGCCAGGCGACCTCGACCTGGGCGGTGCTGTCCGATAACCACGCGCTCACCTGCTCGGCCGAATGGCGGCGCAGCCAGGCATTGACCAACAACGGGTTGTTACGATGATCGAGAGCGCAGCCGGCTCGGAACGAGCGGATGAGAATTCGACTGACAAGGCTGGCATCACTGGCCTTGGCGGGACGGACTTGGGGGTAGATATCCATATCATGACTCCTGCTCCAGAGTGGTAAGGCCCCGAAAGGGCCAGCGTCAACATACGCTCCACCTGGGCAACGAGCGACCCTCGCAGCGTTACAAATCGTGTGTGTGCGAACGCGTTCTTGCCGCAGCGCCCTGAGCCAGGGTCGAAGGTCCATCATACTCAGGGCTGATCGACGCATTCGTGCGCAGTGGCAGCCGCAACAGCACGCGCAGGCCACCCTTGCGATTGTCGAAGTCCAGTTGACCCGCGCAGCGCTGGACAATCGCGTGGACGATGGCCAGGCCCAAGCCGCAGCCTGCTTGCGGCCCGCTGCGCCAGAAGCGTTGGGTGAGTTGCTGCAGGTCGGCGGGCGCAATGCCCGGCCCCTGATCCTCGACCTCGAACAGTGCCTGCCCGGCATCGGCGCGCAGGCGCAACACCACCGCAGTGGTGACCGGGCTGTGCCGCAGGGCGTTGTCGAGCAGATTGCGCAAGGCCGCGATAGCGAGTGCCGAGGGCATCTCCAGGCAGGCGCCGGACAGACGCTGCGGTATCTGCAGATCGATACGTTCGCGGTCGCCATGGCTGGCATCCTCGATGGCCAGTCGCGCGACCTGTTCAGCCGTGCACTGCACGCCGTCATCGAACGACAGGCTGCCCTCCACCCGCGCCAGCAGCAGCAATTGCTCCAGCGTACGGTGCAAGCGATCGGCGCCCAGCTCGGCGTTTTCCAGCGCTTGCTCACGCACACTGCCGTCAGTCATGCGCGCCACTTGCAGATGGGTCTTGACCGCCGTCAGCGGGCTGCGCAGCTCATGGGCGGCGTCACCGGTCAGCCGCCGTTCACGCTCCAAGGTGCGGGCAATGCGCAAAAACAACGCATTCTGGGTCGCCTGCAACGGCTGCAGCTCGCTGGGCAGGCGGTCTATCTGCAAGGGTTCGAGGGAGTCCGGGCTGCGTCGGGTCAGGGCATCACGCATGCGGTGCAGCGGCGCGAGGCCTTGGCGCACCCCCAGCCACAGCACCCCGAGGCTGCCCAGCAGCGCCATCAGCACAGGTGCCGACGCCGCCATCAGCATTGAGGTGTTCAGTGCTTCACGCTCCTGCTGGCGGTCGGCGGTGGTGATGCGCACGTTGTCACGGGCGAGGGTAAAACTGCGCCAATGCGCTCCATCGATGACTTGATCGTGGAAGCCGCTCTTTTGATCATCCAGCATCTGCTCGACACTGCTGTGGCTGCGGGCCAGAATCTCGCCGCGCAAAGAACTGACCTGGCACGCCATGCCGTCGGGAATGCTCAGCTGATCGGCACTGAAATGCGTGCCGCTGCCCTGGGTCGACAGCGGCGCGGGCAGCTGATCGACCAGACCGGCGACCATGCGCGCCGAAGCCACCAGGCGCTGATCGAGGGAAAACATCATCTGATTGCGCAGATCGCGAAACATCCAGGCGGCCGCCAGTGCCCAGATCAGGATGAAGGCACCGCCCAGAATCAGGCTCAGGCGCAGACGCAGGCTCATGCGCCCTCCTGCGTCGGTATTTTCGCGGGCCCCAGACGGTAGCCGAGGCCGCGCACCGTCTCGACGATGCCGTTGCCCAATTTGCGCCGCAGGTGGTGGATATGCACATTGAGGGCGTTGCTTTCGACCTCGTCGCTGAAGCCGTAGACGCTGTCCTTGAGTTGATCACCCGAAAGGACTCGGCCGCGGTTGTGCAACAGCGCCTGCAGCAAGGCTTGCTCGCGCCGCGACAGGTCCACCGCCACCTCGCCCAGCCAGGCCTCGCGGCTGCTGGGGTCGTACCGCAGC
Proteins encoded:
- a CDS encoding AraC family transcriptional regulator; amino-acid sequence: MLTRHLNANATLVSLIRPLATCSGFIATLLPDVRLVCAYGQVARCPQIYEPSLIVIAQGSKIAYLEGRTLEYGAGHYLVQALPVPFEYETFASQEQPLLGVYIRFDRTMLAELVLEMGEEGAPSAQAQTPASMVSAVLDAPMREAVERLLRCLQDPLESRIMGPARLREVLFAALRGSQGGVLRALVQQQGQMARVAASLNYLHQHFSDNLDVATLASFANMSPSTFHEHFKRTTHLSPLQYLKRLRLLKAQQLLAAEGLGVAQVAHRVGYQSTSQFSREYKRYFERNPGQETVQLS
- a CDS encoding NAD(P)-dependent alcohol dehydrogenase produces the protein MFTAIGYAAQTATSPLAPMNFQRRALRADDVSIEILYCGVCHSDIHQARNEWGIAMYPLMPGHEIVGKVTAVGASVSGYKVGDTVGVGCMVDSCAHCEACKADLEQYCSEGPTMTYATPDRVDGTTTMGGYSNAIVVSERFVVRIPAKLDLASAAPILCAGITTYSPLKHYGVKAGDKVGILGMGGLGHMGIKFAKAMGAEVTLFTRSAAKAEEARRQGADHVIVSTDAAQMAAAAERFDFLLDTIPVQHDLNPYLDTLRFDGVHILVGLIEPIDPAVHAGKLVMKRRVLAGSLIGGIAETQEVLDFCAEHGITCDIEMLDIRQINEAFERMIQGDVKYRFVIDMATLKG
- a CDS encoding IclR family transcriptional regulator, which produces MQDDASRLGKDTPPTGTQTLLRGLAVVQAVAAGARDLKAIAQQIGTTRSTTHRLASCLVEERYLRVLPQVGYLLGPRLIELGYQAREEVPLVALATGYLDELSQLTGDTVHLAVRDGDEVLYLHKNPGRNGPEMRSRVGHRMPLARTGIGKALLLDSTEQEWQRLYLSSLPMGAVHSGRPNHVEQTWAQVLERMQTYVAGGYAFDLEDNEPSIRCVAAPIREVGGQIIAAISVAGTVPYMPLEKMRELTPLVQKAARSISAELGG
- a CDS encoding MFS transporter, with protein sequence MQTRTLAASASAATLATPSRKRFFIMVLLFITVVINYLDRSNLSIAAPALTRELGIDPVHVGLVFSAFGWTYAAMQIPGGWLVDRVPPRILYSLALALWSLATVMLGFAGSFVALFVLRLAVGALEAPAYPINSRVVTTWFPERERATAIGFYTSGQFVGLAFLTPVLAWLQQTFGWHMVFVSTGVLGVVWAGVWYCLYREPRDFRGVNDAEVALIQDGGGLVDMQAKAARTKAAFSWRDLGIVLSQRKLWGIYLGQYCLNSTLWFFLTWFPTYLVKYRGMDFIKSGLLASVPFLAAFVGVLCSGFFSDWLIRRGASIGLARKLPIIGGLLISTAIIGANFVDSTPLVIACLALAFFGNGLASITWSLVSTLAPARLLGLTGGMFNFIGNLSAISTPIVIGFLATGDSFAPAITYIAVTALVGALSYILLVGKVERIVLEGEPEPHP
- the dgoD gene encoding galactonate dehydratase encodes the protein MKITKLTTYIVPPRWLFLKVETDEGVSGWGEPVVEGRAHTVAAAVDELSDYLVGKDPRNIEDIWTVLYRGGFYRGGAIHMSALAGIDQALWDIKGKALGVSVSDLLGGQVRDRIRVYSWIGGDRPADTARAAKEAVGRGFTAVKMNGTEELQFLDTFDKVDLALANVAAVRDAVGPNVGIGVDFHGRVHKPMAKVLMKELDPYKLMFIEEPVLSENYEALKELAPLTNTPIALGERLFSRWDFKRVLSEGYVDIIQPDASHAGGITETRKIANMAEAYDVALALHCPLGPIALAACLQLDAVCYNAFIQEQSLGIHYNESNDLLDYVTHPEVFDYDNGMVKIPNGPGLGIEINEEYVKERAAIGHRWRNPIWRHADGSFAEW
- a CDS encoding 2-dehydro-3-deoxy-6-phosphogalactonate aldolase → MPDIHTRDLLAQALASNGLIAILRGLQPSEAVAMGKVLYSAGLRIIEVPLNSPQPLQSISLLREHLPADCLIGAGTVLSPVQVAEVKAAGGQLIVMPHSDPAVLQAAKAQGLYLAPGVATPTEAFAALAAGADVLKLFPAEALTPAVVKALLAVLPKGTRLVPVGGITPDNMGAFVAAGVAGFGLGSGLYKPGMSVAEVGERAQAYVAAWNALHH
- a CDS encoding 2-dehydro-3-deoxygalactonokinase, which gives rise to MQAQLIALDWGTTSLRAYKLGAAGAVLDQRGLSYGIMALPDMPRIIHGQLCEDRFELAFDEACGDWLDAQPGIAVIACGMVGSAQGWQEVPYCPTPTQVSGLGSQLQRLRSRRGVDVHLVPGVIQRSRLPNVMRGEETQVLGVLEDLPAERLDAPLLIGLPGTHSKWVQVIEGRIEHFDTFMTGEVYGLLCAHSILGRTQQRSEHFDLQAFDCGVQVALSDAGDLGVLSNLFSARTLGLTGQLSGAEQGDYLSGLMIGHELRAVAQAQRRQSAGAQLPEVVLIGSDALCQRYQRALADVGFSAVSQAPQATERGLWSLACAAGLVTSSFKDLRHA
- a CDS encoding MFS transporter, giving the protein MSAKPLAPPLRLSRSDHKTLGLAALGGALEIYDFIIFVFFALTLSQLFFPPEMPQWLRLLQSFGIFVTGYLARPLGGILMAHFADRMGRKKVFSLSILMMALPCLLIGVMPTYAEIGYAAPLILLALRILQGAAVGGEVPSAWVFVAEHAPAGRRGYALGFLQAGLTFGYLIGALTATALAQLFSPQEILAYAWRLPFLLGGVFGVIGVWLRRWLSETPVFLALRERNMQRQELPLRTVLREHRKAMWPAVILTCVLTSAVVVLVVITPTLMQQRFGMTASHTFALSSLGIVFLNIGCVLAGLLVDRIGAWRALLVYSLLLPIGVAGLYASLIGGWSWPGVAYALAGLGCGVVGVVPSVMVGLFPADIRVSGISFTYNIAYAAWASTTPLLLIALVPWSPWVCVGYCLVMGTVGALTALRFAPSPGKPATAVATEHP